Sequence from the Rutidosis leptorrhynchoides isolate AG116_Rl617_1_P2 chromosome 3, CSIRO_AGI_Rlap_v1, whole genome shotgun sequence genome:
TTTAATATTTCCTTTTTCAAATTTATTTTCCATTATCTTTTATAAGTGTCATAATTTTATGCTCCATTGTAAAAAAtaggtacaaaaaaaaaaaaaattccgacTAAGTCCTTCCACCAATTTAATACTCTCTagtcttttcttttctttcttgaaCCGCGATTGGAATCACTCGAGGAATGCAGACAGCTTGAGATCTCACTTCTAAAGCTTTCTTCTTAGCCATCAGGTTCCACACCAAGATCAAATGAGGGGCCACTAGTTGCATTTCTCATAGACTAAGGTTGGACCACTGCCGGAGAGAAAGGCCGACCCTATCAAAAACCCTTAGAATAGAggaggactaaaccacccgttgcgatcatattccttttcgactatgccgatgcagcgataataacctcgCCCCCATCGCtgtccgggaggaaaccttgaaaccgctccaagagcacggccaagtaaaaccctatgacagagatgaaattgtgtttttaatatgtagccaatgagggtcgaactcctgacctccccgaAAAGAGATATGCcatcaaccgctggaccacatcacaacttcgtcTCTAGTCAATTACAGTACTATGTAGTATTTACATCGAATTGTCTCAAATCAATTACTCCGTATTGATtaacaaatatatacaaattattACTACTCCATATTTATTATAAAGTCCAACATAAAGTACTCCCATCTGAACCCATCATTACAATTTCCGGCCAACAATAAACCGTTAAACTTTTTCCGGCCACCTCAAACCACCAACCCACTACCACCTAATcacatatatttataaaactatccATAGCAACCATGATTTCATCAAAACAAGCTGGAATCTCAAAATTTGGCCTTCCAACTCTATTTCTTACATGCTTATTATTAATCTATTATTATGTATCTAAAAATAGCCCATCCGTATCCGTAATCTCGATGAGTACTACCCCCTCATTATCCAATGTAAGCTTCATCTTTCACGTAATCTGTTTAATTAACTGAATaccaaatattaaagttatcatttttattatgtaaTTACAGAATAACACATCGATTTATAGAGATGAGTTGGAAGAAGCATTAAAGGGAGCTTCAAATGTGAACAAAACTGTGATCATAGCCGTAGTGAACGAAGCATACATCGAGGGTGATAAATCGATGTTCGACATATTCTTAGACGGATTTTGGCTAGGTGAAGATACACGTGGATTAACGAATCATCTTTTGATCGTGGCCGTTGATCAAATTGCGTATGAACGATGTATGTTTCTTAAGTTACATTGTTACAGAGTGAAAACAAATGAAGATGATTTTGTTGGTGAGAAGGCCTTCATGTCTGAAGGCTTCTTAAAGATGATGTGGCTAAGAACCGCCTTTCTCAGAGATGTTCTTCGAAGAGGATACAACTTTATTTTTACGGTAACTCAATTTTTAAGTTAAGTTTTCACCAATGATTTTGGGGCTGTTTACTTTTTTCCGAATTTGCATTTGTTTCCATTGGACTCTTCTGATTCTATGTCTCCTAAAAACAGACTAAATTTCAGATTAAGTCGCAGATTAGTTGAAATAAAAACTATAATTTTACTTACCGAATTAAGAGATGTAAGAAACATATCATTAAGTCGAAAGTAAACAGGCCCGTTGACTTATAAGATGAATTGATTACGGAGTACTTGATTAATGGTTTTTAAAATGATTGACGTAATACATGTCATGTGTCATCCACATAGGCAACACCTCATAAATCAGATGAGGTGGTTGCCACGCTACCGGAATTTTGACCGGAAGAGATGATTATGCGTCATCATATATTACCTAAAATGAAAGTTTTACAATAATATGCATATATCGTTTATACTCAATTGAAATTTAACACTTTTATAAGGCGATGGTAAAAATTATATTGAGAAATTTTCCAGTATTTACATTTACAATATATTTATAATGTATGGATATCAAATATGTTGTGTAATTTCTTTAGTTCCAATCGCTATAATATAATAGtatattgtaattgtaatgtaaTTGTGGGTTGAATTCATAGGATACGGATGTGGTATGGTTAAGGAATCCATTTCCACATCTAATGTTAAACGAAACCCTTGATCTTCAAGCTAGTGCACAATGGTTTAACGGAAATCAGTACTCATTGGATAACGAGATAAACACCGGTTTCTATATGATTAGATCGAATAACAAGACGATTGCGTTATTTGATGAATGGTATGAAAGAAGACATAATTCATCCGGGAAAAAAGAACAAGATATACTTAATGACTTGAAGTTTGAAGGAGCTTTTAAAAGGTTGGGAATCGAATTTAAAGTTTTGGACTCAAAATATGTTAGTACATTTTGTGATGATAGCAAAGATATCAAGGTTGTTTCAGTCTTTCATGCTGCTTGTTGTGGTACTATCAAAAATAAA
This genomic interval carries:
- the LOC139899215 gene encoding uncharacterized protein At1g28695-like; translated protein: MISSKQAGISKFGLPTLFLTCLLLIYYYVSKNSPSVSVISMSTTPSLSNNNTSIYRDELEEALKGASNVNKTVIIAVVNEAYIEGDKSMFDIFLDGFWLGEDTRGLTNHLLIVAVDQIAYERCMFLKLHCYRVKTNEDDFVGEKAFMSEGFLKMMWLRTAFLRDVLRRGYNFIFTDTDVVWLRNPFPHLMLNETLDLQASAQWFNGNQYSLDNEINTGFYMIRSNNKTIALFDEWYERRHNSSGKKEQDILNDLKFEGAFKRLGIEFKVLDSKYVSTFCDDSKDIKVVSVFHAACCGTIKNKAADLIKVLHDWKRIKDLIIINKTMEFQWSKHSACLP